Part of the bacterium genome, AGCAGCAGCCGGTGTTAGTCCAGTGATATGGTAATAGAGAAGATACATGCCGGACTCACAAACCTTCCGCCCGCGTGGATAAGCAGGGCCGTGTCGCGCGGCGGCACGATGGCGAACGCCCAGGAGATAAGAAAGATCCTGGGGGAACCCCTGCCCGAGGTGGTCGATCCATCCACCCTTTCGCCCGAGATCGCCGGCTTTTTCGGGGCAAGGGGGCTCTTGGAGAGGCTGCGCAAGAAGCTCTCGATCTTCTCCCGCAAGAAGGGCGGAAAGATCATCCCGGCCAAAAACACGATCGCCTCGGTCGACGAGGATGACAACCTGTACGTGGGCGTGGATTTTCTGGCGCAGCACGGCGACGACGAGGAGCTCATCGCCGGGATCGTGGCGCACGAATGGGGCCACATGATGAGCGACCTGCCCAAGGGCGTCGACTGGTCGCACTTAACCTGGGACCAGCTCCATGCGATCCGGCGCGACGAGGAGGGGGACGCGGACGCGTTTGCAGGCCGCGCCATGTTCCTCATGGGCTACTCGGTGGAGCCGATGGTCGAGTTCCTCTCCAGCATGGACCGCCGCAAGAAGGACAAGAACCTCCCCTGCCACAAGTACCACAACTTCGCAACCAGGGCGGCTATCATCCGCGAATCGTTCGAGGCTGAGGAGCGGGCCATGAAGACCGCAAAGAGGATATTCGCTTCAAAGGACGGAACCGGACCAAAGGTAGGCAGGATAATCGGGGCTGGATAGATCTACCTGGTTCCCTCTTCCATCCACTTCAGATACTCATCCATGCCGTCCGTGATGGAAACCACGAGGAACTCGGGGACCTCGTAGCTGTGGTGCTTTGAGATCGCCTTCTTGATATCGGCTATCCTGCCCTCCACGGTCTTGATGAAGAGCAGGTACTCCTGGTCCGAATGGACCTTGCCCTCCCACTCATACACGGATTCGATCTTAGGGATTATCTGCACGCACGCCGCGAGCCGTTCCTTGACGAGGACTTCGGCGAGAGAACGCGCCTCGCCCTGTTTGTTGGTCGTGGTCATCGCTATGCAGGGTTCGGACTTCACGGGTTCTCCTTCGTGCAGAAGGCGACCCCTGCGGAGCGCTCTATATAGCGGGCGAGCATGAAGAGGTAGTCCGAGAGGCGGTTGAGATATATGACCCCCTGCTCGTTTCCGTACGCGCCGTGCTGCGCAAGCTGCGCCACCTGTCTCTCGAGCCTGCGCGCCACCGAGCGGGCTATGTCCATCGCGGCCGAGGCCTCGCAGGCGCCGGGGATTATGAACGAGCGCGGGAGTTTTATCTCCTTCTCAAGGGCCTCTATCCTCTTCTCGATGTGTTCCACATGGTGCGCAGCCGTTGGCTCCACAAACTTGAGCGCCGACGGGTCCGTGCAGGCCAGCTCGGAGGCCAGCCTAACCAGGTCCAGCTGCAGCTCCTGCATCTCACGCGCCACCTCGTTGCACTTCCCGCCATACTTGTCGGTAAGCGCCCTGGCGAGCCCGATGTGGGAATTGAGCTCGTCGAGCACTCCAAAGGCCTCGATCCGGGGGTCCGCCTTCGCGATCTCCTCGCCGGAGAGAAGCCTGGTCTTGCCCCTGTCGCCCGTCCTGGTGACTATGCCCATGTGTTTATATTTAGAAAATAGCGGGGATATTGTAAATGATGATGATTGACACGGCTCACTAACAAAAATATCATTTCATCACCATGTTCGTCTTCCGCACCATCATATGGGGCACCGTCTTCATGGCCCTCTCGCTGATAGCAGGGCCCTGGGTGGCGATGCGCTTCGACGGGAGCTTCCCTGTCATCGACCTGGGGGCGCTGCGCTACGCCGGGATATTGTTCATAATCGTGGGAGCGCCTCTCACCCTCTACTGCGGCGCCGTGCTCCTCATCCCCGGGGCCTCCAAGCCCGCGCCCTACGACGCCGGCGGGGTATTCACCGTGGCAGGCCCTTACAAGTACGTGCGAAATCCGTTCATGCTGGCTGTTCTCGTCACGATGTGGGGAGAGGCGCTCATCATGTCGCGCATCGCTATGTTCGCCTACACCCTGATCATCAGCTGGGTGATCCACTTCTGGGTGCTCTTCTACGAGGAGCCCTCCCTCGAAGAGAGCCTCGGCCAAGAGTACAGAAAATACCGCAGGACGGTTCCCCGCTGGTTACCGAAGTTCAAGAAATACAAGGGGTGAATCAGAACGACTGATCGAGAGGCGAAGGCATCATCTCGTGCGATCCGCCGGAGCCGAGTTCCTTCCGCAGATCATCTATCCGGGCTGTCCAGTCTTCATCATGCGAGAGCAGCGCCTCGGCCTTGTCCAGTATGCCCAGCGCAACGTCCGTCTCGCCCTGTCTTGCCCGCGCAAGGGCCAGGTAATAGTAGGCGGCCCCGTTGGTCGTGTCCACGTTGACCGCGTCGCTGAAGGCGCCGGCAGCGCGCTCGTAGTCCCCCTGCTCCAGGATCGCCCTGCCCTTTGTGAGGAGTCTGTCGGAGGCCTGCCGCTCCGGCCCTACCACGGCCTCAGGCGCAGTCATCGGCTCCTTCATCTCCTTCGGCGGGGGTCGGTGCGCACCGGAAGGCAGCTTCTTGTGGGTGGGTTTTTTGGGACATCCCGAGAGGAGGAGCGCCAGGACGAGGAGCGCGATCAGCGTCAGAACTCCGTGGGGGCGGTTTCTCTTGCCGATGAATCCAGCTTTATCTCGTCGCATGACTTGTCAGGCTCCGTGCCCTTTATGAAGACCTCGAATTCGCCGCCAGGACACGATGAATCGGAAAGTCCCCCGGTGATCGGATCGACTTTTACCAGAATGACCCCGGGCGGGCCAGTAAAATCGCCGTCGCCGTTGGGGCGGACCGCCTTCATGAAGCGCGACCAGATGGGCAGCGCGCCCGAAGCGCCGCTCAAGTTGACCGCGGTGTTGTCGTCGTATCCCACCCATGAAAGCGCGAGCAACTTCGGCGTGAAGCCCACGAACCACGCGTCCCGGTAGTTGGACGTGGTGCCGGTCTTGCCGGCTGCAACCGCCGTGAAACCGTGGCTCCGCGCACCGGCCCCCGTCCCCCTGTCGATCACCCCTTTGAGCATGCTCGTGGCGAGGAAAACCGGGGCGGCGTCGAACTCGCGCTTCATGGTCATGGATTTCTTCTCCAGGACCTGACCCTCCTTGGTCATCAAGTTGATGATGGAGATCGGCTCCGCCCTTATCCCCGCGTTCGGGAAGATCGTGTAGGCGCTCGCCATCTCCATGGGCGTGACCTCGAAGGACCCAAGCGCCATGGACGGCACCGCCGAAAGCTCGCTCTTTATCCCCGCGTCCCTCGCGGTCTTGATGACGTTCTCCAGCCCGGCGTCTATCGCGAGCTTGGCCGTGGCTATGTTGTAGCTGTGCTCGAGCGCGTTCCTTAAGGTTACGGGCCCGTGCTCTTTCTTGTCGTAGTTCGCGGGGCTCCACTTTTTGCCCCCCGACTCAACGGAGAACGAAGCGTCGTCGATGAGGGAGGCGGGCGTGAACATGACCTTGCTGCGCGCAGGGTCCAGGGCCGTGAGATAGACGAACGGCTTGAACGTGGAACCCGGCTGGCGCATGGCCTGGGTGCAGCGGTCGAACTGTGAATCCGAATACTCGCGGCCGCCGACCAGCGCGCGCAGGAACCCGGTGGAGGGCTGGACCGCGACGAGGCACGCCTCGAGTTTCCCCTCATGACCCTTGGGCAGTTTGTAGGCAAAGTCCTTCTCAAGAGCGGCGATCCCCTGCTCCACCGCCCCCTCGGCGGCCAGCTGCATGAACATGTCCAGCGTGGTGAAGATCTTGAGCCCCTCGGTCTTGAGGATCTCGGACGGATAGAGGTCGGCGAGTTGCCTCTTCACGAAGTCTATGAAGTACGGCGCCACGACGGCGCGAGTCCTGACCTTGGGCGTCACTATCTTCTCGCCCTTCGCGCCCTCGTACTCCTGCTTATCGATGAAACCCTTCTCGAACATGCGCGCCAGCACGAAGTCGCGGCGCTCCTTCGCTTTCTCCGGGTTGGATATGGGGTTGTACTGACTCGGCGACTTGATCATGCCGGCTAGCAGCGCGCACTCTGCGATCGAAAGCTGGCCCGCGGCCTTGCCGAAGTAGAGGCGACTGGCCTCCTCCACGCCCGAGACGGACGTGGAACCGCGCTGGCCGAGGTATATCTCGTTCATGTACGCCTCTAATATCTCGGCCTTCGAATGTTTGCGCTCTATCCTCGACGCCATCAGCATCTCGTTTATCTTCCTTGTGAAAGACTTCTTGGGATACAGGAAGAAGTTCTTCACGAGCTGCTGTGTGAGAGTGGAGCCGCCCTGCACTATGCGCATGGCCTTGAGGTTGGCCATCGCCGCACGCATTATGCCCACAGGATCGATGCCGCCGTGCTCAAAGAAGCGCTCGTCCTCGATCAGGATTATCGCCTGCACCAGCTTCTCCGGCACCTCCTTGAGCGAGACAGGCGTGCGATCCTCCATCTTCTCGTTGAATATGGAGGAGACCTGCTCCGGCTCCAGCTTCACCACCTCCATCGCCTCACCCGTGTCCAGCCTCTTCACGCCCTTCACGAGTCCGGCCTCAAGATCGAGCTGCACAGGAAAACCCTCGAAGCGCTCGCCGGGATACTCGAAGTCGTGCAGGTAGATGATAAGACGGGCGTCGCTCAGCGAATATTCGCCCGGACCTTTGGCATCCGCGCCTGTATTACGGTAGCCGAGGCGGTCAAGTTTTGCGACTATCTTGCGGTCGTTGATGTTGAAACCGGGATAGAGGTACTCGGCGTCGGAATAGACGCGCGACGGCAGATCCCATTTGCGCGGCCTGTCGAACTTGGCCTCGATCTGCGAATCCAGCTTGTGGAAGTGGTAGAGCATGGCGATCCCAACCACGATCGCTATCAGGACGAGGAATTTGAGGATCTTTATCCCCTTCTTGGCCTTGCTAACCAGGCCCAGCCCGTGTTTGCCGATCTCTCGCCTGCGCTTCTCCATGTCCCTCTGGCGCTCGGTCTGTCTCTTGTTGCGGCGGTAGTAAGGTGACACCTGCACTCCTGTTCAATCCTATTGGCGGAGAGGGGGAGATTCGAACTCCCGGACCTCGTAAAAGGTCAGTGGTTTTCAAGACCACCCGTTTCGGCCGCTCACGCACCTCTCCAAATTCCGCCCTACTTCCATCTCGACGGCGGCTTCTGGACATCCAGATCGCTGTCAGGGGCTCCCACTTGCTCGAAATCATCGACCTGTTTGACGGGCGCAGGTGAAACGGCCGGCGGCGGAGCTGTTTTTTTCGACTGAGGGACATGGCCGCTCTGAGGCGTCTTCACGTCCTCGAGCCTCACAGCCCCCTGAGGCACAGGCTCGGGCACGTAGCCGGGCAGATCGCTCTTGGGCGCGCCGTAACTCGCCGGCGGAGTGGGCATGGCCTGCGGGGCAGGGGGAGGGGCCGGGGCCGCTATCTTCGGTGCGGGCGCTGGGGCCGGGGCTGGGGCCGGAGCAGGCGCAGGAACCGGCGCCGGATACGTGGGCGCTGGGGCCGGCGCCCTGGAAGAACCGGGGTACACCGGCATCTTGTCGGACACGCCCGGTATGTAGTGCCTGAGGACCACGGGTTTGTCGCCTGACGATTCATAGATCGAGCCCCGTTCCTGAGCCTGGGCAGTTGCCTTCGCAGGCGCTGGAACAGGTACAGCAACCTTCGCAGGCGCCGGAGCAGGTGCAGGAACCGGGGCCGGCGCAACATACGCGGGAGCCTGGACCGGGGCCGGTTTCAACGCGCCGCCCTTTCTTGCGTCGAACTGCTCCAGCGTCACGGCGCCGGCCGGCGCCGCCTCGTCGCACGCTCCGGGCAGATCGCACTTTACAGAGCCGTATCCGGAATGGCCCTGACCGGAATAAGACTTGGGGGTCGAATAAGACTTGGGAGCCGAATAGGGTTTGGCTGCAGGCTTTGGCTCTGCCGGTTTTGCGGGCGTCGTCGGCTTCTCCGGTATTATCGTGCGCGGCGGCGGCTCCGTGGTCTCAGTTACGGTCTCGCTTCCCTGGCCCGTGACCTGAGTCTGCGCCCACAAAGGCGCACAGACAAACATTGCGGCTGCGACAAAAGACACGACGATGAACTTGCGCATATCGGCCCCCTTGACTTTGTGCGAGAGTGTAGCATTTTCGTCGCAAATGACAACCGCCTAGCTGCACCCGCAAGATCGGGGGCGGCACAGCGCGGACCCGACCAGGACCGAGATGGAAGAGAGCGAACAAACAATCGGAAGAAAATCCCTCCTCGCAAGGATCAAGGCGTATCCGGGCAAAATTTTTTGGGCGCTCTCGATGCCGGGTGCAACCCGTAAGCTGCTGGCCTTGGCCCTGCTGGTCGGCCTCATCACCGGGCTCGTCTCCTGTGTGTTCCAGTGGTTGATCGACGCGATCACCAGGATATCCTTCGGCGCTCAAGGCAGCATATTCTCTGGTCCATGGCGCTGGGCAGTCCTTTTCATACCGGCGCTGGGAGGCCTCTTGGTCGGCCCTATGGTCACGCGTTTTGCGCGCGAAGCGAAAGGCCACGGCGTGCCCGAGGTGATGCTGGCCGTGGCGCGAAAGGGAGGAAAGATCAGACCCGTGGTCGGCGTCGTGAAGGCACTGGCCAGCGCGATCTGCATAGGCAGCGGCGGTTCGGCCGGAAAAGAGGGGCCGATCGTGCAGATCGGCTCCGCATTCGGCTCGTCGGTCGGGCAACTCTTCCGCATGCCCGGTGGAATGACCAAGATGCTCGTCGCCTGCGGCGCGGCAGGCGGCATCTCCGCCACATTCGCCACCCCGATCGCCGGCGTGCTCTTCGCCATGGAGGTGATACTCCAGGAGTTCACCGCCAGCGCCTTCTCTATGGTAGTCATCTCCTCGGTCACCGCATCAACGGTTTCAAGGTTGATCCTCGGCGAGGGGTTCTTCTTCCACGTGCCTGAGTACGACCTGGTCAGCCACTGGGAGCTCTTCCTGTTCGCAGCCCTGGGCGCGATCGCAGCGCTCTACGCCCGTGCATTCGTGAAGATCCTCTACAAAACCGAGGACGTGTTCGACGGGATCCGCATGCCGGAGTGGCTCAAACCCGCGCTCGGCGGCCTCTTCGTGGGAGCGATGGGGCTCGCCCTGCCGCAGGTGCTCGGCACGGGCCACGCAGCGACGGAGGCGGCGATGCTAGGCCAGATGAGCGCCCTCGCCCTCATCGTCCTGTCCGCAGCGAAGATATTCGCCACATCGTTCACACTCGGCTCGGGCGGCTCGGGCGGCGTATTCTCGCCCTCGTTATTCATCGGCGCCATGCTCGGCGGCTCCATGGGACGGGCCTTCTCGGGGCTGTTGCCGGGCGTGGTCGGTTCGCCCGGGGCATACGCGCTCGTCGGCATGGGGGCCCTCTTCGCCGGGGCCACGCGCGCGCCCATCACCGCTATCATCATCGTCTTCGAGATGACCAACGACTATGAGATCATCCTGCCCGTCATGACCGCGGTCGTCATCGCCACACTCGTCTCGCGTCTGCTGAGCGAAGAGACCATCTACACCCTCAAGCTCCTGAGGCGCGGCATCAGGCTGGGTGCGCCCAGGGAGGACGCGCTCGCGATGATGGCCGTGCGCGACGTCATGCGCGAAAAATTCGACAGCATAGACGAAGACACCAAACTCATAGACCTCATCGACAGGCTCCAGCATGGAACCCAGCACGGATTCCCGGTCCTCGACGGCCAGGGCAGGCTAGCGGGGCTCATCACCTTCGCGCAGGTCAGGGCGGCGCTCTCCGTGATAGGCGAGCTCGGCGAAATGGTGGTCGCAGGGGAGCTGATGCTAGCCCCGCCACCGGTGGCCTTTCCGGACGAGAGCATCGCGCAGATAGCCGAAAGACTGGAGATAAACGATGTGGACAGACTGCCGGTCGTGGACCCCGACGATCCGGAGCGGGTCGTAGGCCTCATCACGCACAACGACATACTCCGCGCTTACCGCAGCCGCATCGGCAAGGCCCGAGCCGAAGCCCTCGACGGCATGGGGATATGATTGCCATCTCCTTCCCGTGTGATATAAATCCGTCACCCTAAAAGGAGGATCCCATGAAGAAAATCGCAATCGCAACAGTGATCGCAGCATTCTTGCTCGCCGCCTCTGCAGCCATCGCCAAGGACGTGCCGGTCGGCAAGGGCGCCTCGGTCCACACCATCGTGGCCACCCAGCCGACGGACGTGGAGGTGGTGAAGCCCTACGACAGGGCGATCAGCATCAAAAAACTGGGCAAGAAGGACACAGCATACTGGCACGCATCCGGCGGCTCCTATCTCATAGCCGGCGATCATGCCTACCTCTGGTGCGCGATCTACGAGTCGAACAAGGACAAGGCCAAGTACCATTGGGTCGCCATCAACACCGAGGCGTTCCACGAAGCGATGAAGCTCAACAACACATTTGAGGGCGGAGTCGCCTTCTATCTTGTGACGAACGACGGCAAAATGACTCACCTCACCGCGTACCCGTACAGCACGCTGGACGCCATGACCCGCGGCGAGAAGATCATCAACGTGAACGAATAGCAGGGAACTCCGGGCAGGATCAAAACCCTATGAACGCTGCGACCATACTGGCGGCCAGCATCGTGCTGTTCGCGATCGCCTACCGCTTCTACAGCCCCTGGATCGAGCGGAGGCTCGGCGTGGAAGCGGGCAGGCGCACGCCCGCGCACACCATGCGCGACGACGTGGACTACTGCCCGGCGAGGATGCCGGTGCTCTTCGGCCACCACTTCGCATCCATCGCCGGCGCGGCTCCGATCGTAGGCCCCATAGTGGCCGCGGCGTACGGATGGCTGCCCGTGATCCTCTGGATCGTGATCGGCGGGATATTCATGGGCTCTGTCCACGATTTCGCCTCGCTCGTCGCCTCGATACGCCACAGCGGAAGATCCATAGGCGAGGTGATCGCGGATCACGTGGGCAGGACAGGCGGCAAGATATTCCTCGTCTTTCTCTTCGCAGCGCTGGTGCTGCTCATCGCCGTGTTCCTCGTCATCGTCGCAAAGACCTTCGCCGAGGTGCCCTCCGCCGCCACCGCATCCATGCTCTTCATAGCGCTCGCCGTGCTCTTCGGCATCGCGGTCTACAGACTCAGGTTTCCGATCTGGCTCTCCACGATCGTGGGCGTAGCACTGCTCGCCTCCTGCATGCTCGCCGGATGGGCGTGGCCCATAAGACTCTCCGAAACCACGTGGGCGCTGCTGCTCCTGGCTTACTGCTTCATATCCTCGGTCACTCCCGTATGGATCCTCCTGCAACCGCGCGACTATCTCAACTCGTTCCTCCTGTACGCGCTTGCGGCGGGTGTGGTGGCGGGGATATTCGTGGCTCAGCCCGAGCTCAAACTGCCCGCCTTCGCGTCATGGTCCGATCCCGGGATAGGCCCCCTCTTCCCGATGCTCTTCGTCACCGTGGCCTGCGGCGCGATATCCGGCTTCCATTCCATCGTGGCCTCCGGCACCACGGCAAAACAGCTCGACCGCGAAAAGGACGCCCGGCCCATAGGCTACGGCGCGATGCTGGTGGAGTGCTTGGTCGCAGTCGCGGCGCTGATCGCAGCGGCGAGGCTCGCAACATCCGACTACGCATCCACGCTCGCGTCCCAGGGCCCCGTGGCGCTCTTCTCCGCAGGGACCGGCGAGATGCTCTCGAAACTGGGGATAAAGGCCTCGTCTGGCGCTCAATTCGCAGCACTGGCGGTGTCGGCATTCGTCATGACCACGCTCGACACGGCGACACGGCTCTGCAGGTTCGCGTTCCAGGAGTTCTTCGCGCCGAGAAGGGGCAAAAAACCGGGCATCCTCTCCAAAAATCGTTATATCGCCACAGCGGCGACGATCGCCTGCGCCGCAACGCTGGCGCTCTCGGGGAGCTGGAAGGCCATATGGCCGATCTTCGGCGCCTCCAACCAACTGCTGGCTGCGCTGGCGCTGCTCGCGGTCTCGATCTGGCTCAAGAGCAAAGGGAAGAAGACACGATTTCTCGAGATACCCATGGTCGCGATGTTCGTGATAACCCTATCCGCATTAGGCTCGATCGTGTGGACGAATTACGCGAAAGCCAATTACACGATTTCCGCCATCGGCGCCGCGCTCTTTGCCCTGGCTGCGCTGCTCGTGATCGAATCCGTCAAGTCCATCCGGCGCACCATGGAATCCCGGTAATAATCCAGTCCGTCATTTTCATGACGTTTCTTGGTAAGTTTTTACCCACGCACACCCTTTCCATTGTTTATGGTCGTCATATATCTCAATAAAACCAACTAGTTACATCAATCGGGGACATCCCTCCTTTGGCACGTTTTATGCTGATTTTAGGGGGGTGGATTGCGTGTCCCTGTAAAAAAGGGGGGTTGCCATGTTTTCTAAATATACGAAGAGCATTTGGATGATCGGCGTGATCCTGGCTGCGATGATCTCGCTGGCCGGCTGCCACGGCGGCGAGGCCTCCAGCGACACAGGAGGGAGCGAGGAACCCACGCTGCCCACCACCACGTTCAGCGCAGCAGCCGGCGCCCGCGACGGGACGGTCATCGAGTTCTCCGAGGCCATGGACACCGCCTCTGTCGAGGCAAATCTCCACATCGTCCAGGGCGATTACTCCTCCGCAGACGCCGACATCTCCAAGGCGGTGAGCGACGGCGACGAGATCGATGACGTATCGTTCATCTGGAGCGGCAACACCAAACTCAGGCTACGCTGGCCTGCGAGGTACGGCGCCGACTACACGATCTTCGTGGACACGAGCGCCATGACCGAGACCGGGGTGAACCTGGCGGAGAGGGTCGTGGGCCTCGCACAGGTCGAAGACAACCCCTACGACTTCATCGGCTCCGACAATATGGCGGACCTGGATCTCCCGGATTACTTCATCCTGGATAACGAAGCCAAACAGCTCCCCACCTTCCTGGTGATGACGTACCCCGAGATCACAAGCCTGATTGCCAGCAGTGTGACGGTAGATATGAGCAAGGCCATCACACTGTCTGACTATTGGTATTACTCCAACGCCGAGACCCAGTATTCAAGCGTGAAAATGGGCAGGCTGGACGGCGAGTCAACGGTCATCGCGGCGCGGCTCAACCAGGGCCAGGTGCAACTATTCAGACAAGAGCCGGTGGATGATGAGACCAAGATGGGTTCCCCCTCCATGATATTGGGGAGCGACTTGAAGGAAGTGCACGGATGGGCGCCGCTCGGCGACCTCAATGCAGACGGATATCCCGAATTGATATTCGCAGGGGTGAAGATCGACGGGACTTTGGGCC contains:
- the cutA gene encoding divalent-cation tolerance protein CutA codes for the protein MKSEPCIAMTTTNKQGEARSLAEVLVKERLAACVQIIPKIESVYEWEGKVHSDQEYLLFIKTVEGRIADIKKAISKHHSYEVPEFLVVSITDGMDEYLKWMEEGTR
- a CDS encoding cob(I)yrinic acid a,c-diamide adenosyltransferase; the encoded protein is MGIVTRTGDRGKTRLLSGEEIAKADPRIEAFGVLDELNSHIGLARALTDKYGGKCNEVAREMQELQLDLVRLASELACTDPSALKFVEPTAAHHVEHIEKRIEALEKEIKLPRSFIIPGACEASAAMDIARSVARRLERQVAQLAQHGAYGNEQGVIYLNRLSDYLFMLARYIERSAGVAFCTKENP
- a CDS encoding isoprenylcysteine carboxylmethyltransferase family protein, encoding MFVFRTIIWGTVFMALSLIAGPWVAMRFDGSFPVIDLGALRYAGILFIIVGAPLTLYCGAVLLIPGASKPAPYDAGGVFTVAGPYKYVRNPFMLAVLVTMWGEALIMSRIAMFAYTLIISWVIHFWVLFYEEPSLEESLGQEYRKYRRTVPRWLPKFKKYKG
- a CDS encoding tetratricopeptide repeat protein, which codes for MRRDKAGFIGKRNRPHGVLTLIALLVLALLLSGCPKKPTHKKLPSGAHRPPPKEMKEPMTAPEAVVGPERQASDRLLTKGRAILEQGDYERAAGAFSDAVNVDTTNGAAYYYLALARARQGETDVALGILDKAEALLSHDEDWTARIDDLRKELGSGGSHEMMPSPLDQSF
- a CDS encoding PBP1A family penicillin-binding protein, giving the protein MSPYYRRNKRQTERQRDMEKRRREIGKHGLGLVSKAKKGIKILKFLVLIAIVVGIAMLYHFHKLDSQIEAKFDRPRKWDLPSRVYSDAEYLYPGFNINDRKIVAKLDRLGYRNTGADAKGPGEYSLSDARLIIYLHDFEYPGERFEGFPVQLDLEAGLVKGVKRLDTGEAMEVVKLEPEQVSSIFNEKMEDRTPVSLKEVPEKLVQAIILIEDERFFEHGGIDPVGIMRAAMANLKAMRIVQGGSTLTQQLVKNFFLYPKKSFTRKINEMLMASRIERKHSKAEILEAYMNEIYLGQRGSTSVSGVEEASRLYFGKAAGQLSIAECALLAGMIKSPSQYNPISNPEKAKERRDFVLARMFEKGFIDKQEYEGAKGEKIVTPKVRTRAVVAPYFIDFVKRQLADLYPSEILKTEGLKIFTTLDMFMQLAAEGAVEQGIAALEKDFAYKLPKGHEGKLEACLVAVQPSTGFLRALVGGREYSDSQFDRCTQAMRQPGSTFKPFVYLTALDPARSKVMFTPASLIDDASFSVESGGKKWSPANYDKKEHGPVTLRNALEHSYNIATAKLAIDAGLENVIKTARDAGIKSELSAVPSMALGSFEVTPMEMASAYTIFPNAGIRAEPISIINLMTKEGQVLEKKSMTMKREFDAAPVFLATSMLKGVIDRGTGAGARSHGFTAVAAGKTGTTSNYRDAWFVGFTPKLLALSWVGYDDNTAVNLSGASGALPIWSRFMKAVRPNGDGDFTGPPGVILVKVDPITGGLSDSSCPGGEFEVFIKGTEPDKSCDEIKLDSSARETAPTEF
- a CDS encoding chloride channel protein: MPGATRKLLALALLVGLITGLVSCVFQWLIDAITRISFGAQGSIFSGPWRWAVLFIPALGGLLVGPMVTRFAREAKGHGVPEVMLAVARKGGKIRPVVGVVKALASAICIGSGGSAGKEGPIVQIGSAFGSSVGQLFRMPGGMTKMLVACGAAGGISATFATPIAGVLFAMEVILQEFTASAFSMVVISSVTASTVSRLILGEGFFFHVPEYDLVSHWELFLFAALGAIAALYARAFVKILYKTEDVFDGIRMPEWLKPALGGLFVGAMGLALPQVLGTGHAATEAAMLGQMSALALIVLSAAKIFATSFTLGSGGSGGVFSPSLFIGAMLGGSMGRAFSGLLPGVVGSPGAYALVGMGALFAGATRAPITAIIIVFEMTNDYEIILPVMTAVVIATLVSRLLSEETIYTLKLLRRGIRLGAPREDALAMMAVRDVMREKFDSIDEDTKLIDLIDRLQHGTQHGFPVLDGQGRLAGLITFAQVRAALSVIGELGEMVVAGELMLAPPPVAFPDESIAQIAERLEINDVDRLPVVDPDDPERVVGLITHNDILRAYRSRIGKARAEALDGMGI
- a CDS encoding carbon starvation protein A; its protein translation is MNAATILAASIVLFAIAYRFYSPWIERRLGVEAGRRTPAHTMRDDVDYCPARMPVLFGHHFASIAGAAPIVGPIVAAAYGWLPVILWIVIGGIFMGSVHDFASLVASIRHSGRSIGEVIADHVGRTGGKIFLVFLFAALVLLIAVFLVIVAKTFAEVPSAATASMLFIALAVLFGIAVYRLRFPIWLSTIVGVALLASCMLAGWAWPIRLSETTWALLLLAYCFISSVTPVWILLQPRDYLNSFLLYALAAGVVAGIFVAQPELKLPAFASWSDPGIGPLFPMLFVTVACGAISGFHSIVASGTTAKQLDREKDARPIGYGAMLVECLVAVAALIAAARLATSDYASTLASQGPVALFSAGTGEMLSKLGIKASSGAQFAALAVSAFVMTTLDTATRLCRFAFQEFFAPRRGKKPGILSKNRYIATAATIACAATLALSGSWKAIWPIFGASNQLLAALALLAVSIWLKSKGKKTRFLEIPMVAMFVITLSALGSIVWTNYAKANYTISAIGAALFALAALLVIESVKSIRRTMESR